One genomic region from Panthera tigris isolate Pti1 chromosome D1, P.tigris_Pti1_mat1.1, whole genome shotgun sequence encodes:
- the LOC102957721 gene encoding olfactory receptor 52H1-like — protein MHNLSCYNPSSFLLVGIPGLDKFHIWIGIPFCVIYVLAIVGNFILLYLIATECRLHEPMFFFLAMLATTDLILSTATVPKLLSNLWLGFQEITFSGCLTQMFFLHFSFVVDSAILLAMAFDRYVAICFPLRYTTILTRQVIIKLMVSIVVRSFSVILPDVFLLKRLPFCGTRIIPHTYCEHIGVARLSSADISINIWYGFSVPLMTVISDVIFIAVSYTFILHAVFHLSSQGARQKALSTCGSHVSVILMFYTPAFFSILAHRFGHSVPRNVLILFANLYVAIPPALNPVVYGVKTKQIQDKFVLLFSLKRTH, from the coding sequence ATGCATAATTTGAGCTGCTACAATCCCAGTTCCTTTCTCCTTGTGGGAATACCTGGCCTGGACAAGTTCCACATCTGGATTGGGATTCCCTTTTGTGTCATctatgttttggctattgtgggAAACTTCATCCTCCTCTACCTCATTGCAACTGAGTGCAGGCTCCACGAGCCCATGTTTTTCTTCCTAGCTATGCTGGCTACCACGGACCTCATCCTGTCCACTGCCACAGTGCCCAAACTGCTCAGTAACCTCTGGCTGGGCTTCCAGGAAATAACCTTCTCTGGCTGTCTCACCCAGATGTTCTTCCTCCACTTCAGCTTTGTAGTGGACTCAGCCATCCTGTTGGCCATGGCGTTCgatcgctatgtggccatctgcttCCCTTTGAGGTACACCACCATCCTGACTCGGCAGGTGATCATCAAGCTGATGGTGAGCATTGTTGTGAGGAGCTTCTCTGTCATCTTGCCAGATGTTTTTCTGCTGAAACGGTTACCCTTCTGCGGGACACGCATCATACCGCACACATACTGTGAGCACATAGGTGTTGCTCGGCTTTCCTCTGCTGACATCTCCATCAACATCTGGTATGGATTTTCTGTCCCTCTCATGACTGTCATCTCAGATGTGATCTTTATTGCTGTTTCCTATACCTTCATCCTCCATGCTGTCTTTCACCTCTCATCCCAGGGTGCCCGCCAAAAGGCCCTCAGCACCTGTGGTTCCCATGTCAGTGTCATCCTCATGTTTTACACACCTGCCTTCTTCTCCATCCTTGCACATCGCTTTGGGCACAGTGTCCCTCGAAATGTGCTCATCCTATTTGCCAACCTCTATGTGGCCATTCCCCCTGCCCTAAATCCTGTGGTCTATGGAGTGAAGACCAAGCAGATCCAGGACAAATTtgttctcctcttttctttgaaGAGGACACACTGA